Proteins from a genomic interval of Streptomyces sp. Tu6071:
- the murJ gene encoding murein biosynthesis integral membrane protein MurJ, which yields MTEGIRTAPGGVQARGRHKKKSGLARSSLLMAAGTMASRATGLIRQVLQGVALGTGLLASTYNTANTVPTSLYTLLIGGALNAVLVPQLVRARMRDADGGLAYEQRLVTLVLVVLGIGSVAAVLAAPQIVSVYLPDTPDQHEAYQLTVTFARYLLPQIFFYGLYAIYGQVLNARERFGAMMWTPVLNNFVLIAMFGGYLTLLTVPSDVAGVTALHVRWLGIGTTGALALQALALIPFARAAGFRFRPRFDWRGTGLGPSLAAARWTLLFVLANLTAMTVVTHYANLVDTQAPDAGAGYSAYSYAQTIWILPQSLVTVSVVTALLPRLSRAAAAGELRQLRADLARALRMTNAFIVPAAFLFAALGPEIAVLLFQHGAVKTTVPLGQMLQVLGPGLIPFSMQFVLLRGFYAFEDTRTPFFMAALIAAVNIVLAYACHVVLPAKSAVVGMAAAYGVSYLVGLVVTTKLLRKKTRRRLGGKLVSAHFRLFVASGAAALAAAVVVRVAERPGTLGLAIALVAALLVAGVVYLLFARVLGIRELDRFTRRKAA from the coding sequence ATGACGGAGGGGATACGCACCGCCCCCGGCGGTGTGCAGGCTCGGGGGCGGCACAAGAAGAAGAGCGGACTCGCACGTTCCTCGCTGCTCATGGCGGCCGGCACGATGGCGTCGCGGGCGACGGGACTGATCCGCCAGGTGCTGCAGGGGGTCGCGCTCGGCACGGGTCTGCTCGCGAGCACGTACAACACGGCGAACACGGTTCCCACGAGCCTGTACACGCTGCTCATCGGCGGGGCGCTCAACGCGGTCCTCGTGCCGCAGCTGGTGCGGGCCAGGATGCGGGACGCCGACGGGGGCCTCGCCTACGAGCAGCGGCTCGTCACGCTCGTCCTGGTGGTGCTCGGCATCGGCTCGGTCGCGGCGGTGCTCGCGGCGCCGCAGATCGTCAGCGTGTACCTGCCCGACACCCCGGACCAGCACGAGGCGTACCAGCTCACGGTGACGTTCGCGCGGTACCTGCTGCCGCAGATCTTCTTCTACGGGCTGTACGCGATCTACGGGCAGGTGCTCAACGCCCGCGAGCGCTTCGGCGCGATGATGTGGACCCCCGTCCTCAACAACTTCGTCCTCATCGCGATGTTCGGCGGCTACCTGACGCTGCTGACGGTGCCCTCGGACGTCGCGGGTGTCACGGCGCTGCACGTGCGCTGGCTCGGGATCGGCACGACGGGCGCGCTCGCGCTGCAGGCGCTCGCGCTCATCCCCTTCGCGCGCGCCGCCGGTTTCCGCTTCCGGCCGCGCTTCGACTGGCGCGGCACGGGTCTCGGTCCCTCGCTCGCGGCGGCGCGGTGGACGCTGCTCTTCGTCCTCGCGAACCTGACGGCGATGACGGTCGTGACGCACTACGCGAACCTCGTCGACACGCAGGCGCCGGACGCGGGCGCGGGGTACTCGGCGTACTCGTACGCGCAGACGATCTGGATTCTCCCGCAGTCGCTTGTGACGGTGTCCGTGGTGACGGCGCTGCTGCCGCGGCTGAGCCGCGCGGCTGCCGCCGGGGAGCTGCGGCAGTTGCGCGCGGACCTCGCGCGGGCGCTGCGCATGACCAACGCGTTCATCGTGCCCGCCGCCTTCCTCTTCGCGGCGCTCGGCCCGGAGATCGCGGTCCTGCTCTTCCAGCACGGCGCGGTCAAGACGACGGTGCCGCTCGGTCAGATGCTCCAGGTGCTCGGGCCCGGTCTCATCCCGTTCTCGATGCAGTTCGTCCTCCTTCGCGGCTTCTACGCCTTCGAGGACACGCGGACGCCGTTCTTCATGGCCGCGCTCATCGCGGCGGTGAACATCGTGCTCGCCTACGCGTGTCACGTCGTGCTCCCGGCGAAGTCGGCGGTCGTCGGGATGGCGGCGGCGTACGGCGTGAGCTACCTCGTGGGCCTCGTGGTGACGACGAAGCTGCTGCGCAAGAAGACCCGCAGACGGCTCGGCGGCAAGCTCGTCTCGGCGCACTTCCGGCTCTTCGTCGCCTCGGGCGCCGCCGCGCTCGCCGCGGCGGTGGTGGTACGGGTCGCCGAGCGGCCCGGCACGCTGGGCCTCGCGATCGCCCTCGTGGCGGCGCTGCTCGTGGCCGGGGTCGTGTACCTGCTGTTCGCGCGGGTCCTCGGCATCCGCGAGCTGGACCGCTTCACGCGCAGGAAGGCCGCGTAG
- a CDS encoding glycosyltransferase 87 family protein — translation MWCAVLLGCCLFALGLCAVSTQGPHRVWGGCAGAGYGLAAWCAARGHGRWAVRCAVGGALVVPGVYLLARGAGQSEVFVLERAAQHLVRTGTPYESAPVDVAGYTPYLPGAALLGLPSLVLPGPPGDARVWCAVVFLCCLRAARPTGGARRYGRGLAVLCAAPPFALACVVSGVDLPVAGVCVLGLALAGRGRAGWAGIVLGLGCAVKWTVCPALAVAAVLLAGRTRTRRRTSVLAPLALGTCVPLAVLVLPWVLVSPGVLVEQVFAFPSGHGRLATPAASPLPGRLLAGLGPAGWWCALVVLLLAAGAVGWWLLRRPPRTAGAAAVRLAVGLGAAFALAPASRFGYFVVPFALCGWATLVSGPAAQSGTGRDGTGVSPGGKGLAGPTGHRTGTATP, via the coding sequence GTGTGGTGTGCCGTCCTCCTCGGGTGCTGCCTCTTCGCACTCGGCCTGTGCGCGGTGAGCACGCAGGGCCCGCACCGCGTGTGGGGCGGCTGCGCGGGGGCCGGGTACGGGCTCGCGGCGTGGTGCGCGGCGCGGGGGCACGGGCGGTGGGCCGTGCGGTGCGCGGTGGGCGGGGCGCTCGTGGTGCCGGGTGTGTACCTGCTCGCGCGGGGGGCCGGGCAGAGCGAGGTGTTCGTCCTGGAGCGGGCCGCACAGCACCTCGTCCGCACGGGTACTCCGTACGAGAGCGCGCCGGTCGACGTGGCCGGCTACACCCCGTACCTCCCGGGCGCCGCGCTGCTCGGGCTGCCTTCGCTCGTGCTGCCGGGGCCGCCGGGGGACGCGCGGGTGTGGTGCGCGGTGGTGTTCCTGTGCTGTCTGCGGGCGGCGCGGCCCACGGGTGGTGCGCGGCGGTACGGGCGCGGGCTCGCGGTGCTGTGCGCGGCGCCGCCCTTCGCGCTGGCCTGTGTGGTGAGCGGTGTCGACCTGCCGGTGGCGGGGGTGTGCGTCCTCGGGCTCGCGCTCGCGGGGCGGGGGCGGGCGGGGTGGGCGGGTATCGTGCTCGGTCTCGGGTGCGCGGTGAAGTGGACGGTGTGCCCGGCGCTCGCGGTGGCGGCCGTGCTGCTCGCCGGGCGGACCCGTACCCGTCGCCGCACGTCCGTCCTCGCCCCCCTCGCCCTCGGCACCTGCGTCCCGCTCGCCGTCCTCGTCCTGCCCTGGGTCCTCGTTTCTCCCGGGGTGCTCGTGGAGCAGGTCTTCGCGTTCCCCTCGGGGCACGGGCGGCTCGCGACGCCGGCGGCGAGCCCGCTGCCCGGCCGGCTGCTCGCGGGGCTCGGTCCCGCCGGGTGGTGGTGCGCGCTGGTGGTGCTGCTGCTCGCGGCGGGCGCCGTGGGGTGGTGGCTCCTGCGCAGGCCGCCGCGTACGGCGGGTGCGGCGGCGGTGCGGCTCGCGGTGGGGCTGGGCGCCGCCTTCGCGCTCGCGCCCGCCTCGCGCTTCGGTTACTTCGTCGTGCCCTTCGCTCTGTGCGGCTGGGCGACGCTCGTGTCCGGGCCCGCGGCGCAGAGCGGGACGGGACGGGACGGGACGGGCGTTTCACCAGGTGGGAAGGGCCTTGCTGGGCCCACCGGTCACAGGACGGGAACGGCGACCCCATAG
- a CDS encoding response regulator transcription factor has protein sequence MVRVVLAEDAVLLRAGLEELLERAGHEVVAAVGEAETLRQAVERERPGIVVTDVRMPPGFRDEGLRAALALRAAHPGLPILVLSQYVASAYATRLVLESPPGGGLGYLLKDRVGEVAEFLEALRRVGAGETVIDPEVVRVLLGHRAATHPLGRLTPREREVLARMAEGGTNQSIAKTLGVTEAAVVKHASNIFMKLDLDPAEGNRRVLAVLAHLRAHEGDR, from the coding sequence GTGGTGCGCGTAGTGCTCGCGGAGGACGCGGTGCTGCTGCGGGCGGGGCTCGAGGAGCTGCTCGAACGGGCGGGGCACGAGGTGGTCGCCGCGGTCGGCGAGGCGGAGACGCTGCGTCAGGCGGTGGAGCGCGAGAGGCCCGGCATCGTGGTGACGGATGTGCGGATGCCGCCGGGGTTCCGGGACGAGGGGCTGCGCGCGGCGCTCGCGCTGCGCGCCGCGCACCCGGGGCTGCCGATCCTCGTCCTGTCGCAGTACGTCGCCTCTGCGTACGCGACGCGGCTCGTCCTGGAGAGCCCGCCGGGCGGCGGCCTCGGCTATCTCCTGAAGGACCGCGTGGGCGAGGTCGCCGAGTTCTTGGAGGCGCTGCGGCGGGTGGGGGCGGGTGAGACGGTCATCGATCCGGAGGTCGTACGGGTCCTGCTCGGCCACCGCGCGGCGACGCACCCGCTCGGCAGGCTCACCCCGCGCGAGCGGGAAGTCCTCGCGCGCATGGCGGAGGGCGGGACGAACCAGTCGATCGCGAAGACCCTGGGCGTGACCGAGGCGGCGGTCGTCAAGCACGCGAGCAACATCTTCATGAAGCTCGACCTCGATCCGGCCGAGGGCAATCGGCGGGTCCTCGCGGTCCTGGCCCACCTGCGGGCGCACGAAGGGGACCGGTGA
- a CDS encoding sensor histidine kinase, which produces MAAGAEGVARADDVVGAEGFARAGVLEARADGAWGRGADAEVRAYAADVRATVRHPLAFLGSARPWRCLLFVLAGLPLGLTVLAALAAVLEVALVLTPTGVGLFLPLGCLLLGLPTARIEVRRLRLLGVRQALPRRRLPLRPGLRGWSRARLGEPATWWQCGYALVLGTLYAGAGALLLALLAFAGVLVVTPLVVWALAPETVMIVPGRPVPGAWAGLWCTGAGLLLVVVLAWPTLLLAAAEARLARAMLAPRAGDRVIELTRSRVRLADAFEAERRRIERDLHDGAQQQLVALTMTLGLARMELGGEEAPGAALVERARGEARRALEQLRELVRGIHPQVLTDHGLRAAVEEVARRGPLPVRVDIALPHRLPARVESTAYFTITEALTNAVRHSGGTEAVVSARLRGGRLVLRVRDDGLGGADPAAGSGLLGLAERLAVLDGRLEVSSPKGGPTEVRAEVPCEE; this is translated from the coding sequence ATGGCTGCGGGGGCGGAGGGGGTCGCGAGGGCTGACGACGTCGTCGGCGCGGAGGGCTTCGCGCGGGCGGGCGTCCTGGAGGCGCGGGCGGACGGGGCGTGGGGGCGCGGGGCGGACGCGGAGGTGCGGGCGTACGCGGCGGACGTGCGGGCGACGGTGCGGCACCCGCTCGCCTTCCTGGGCTCGGCGCGGCCGTGGCGGTGTCTGCTCTTCGTCCTGGCGGGGCTGCCGCTGGGCCTGACGGTGCTCGCCGCGCTCGCCGCCGTCCTGGAGGTCGCGCTCGTGCTCACGCCGACCGGGGTCGGGCTGTTCCTCCCGCTGGGGTGTCTGCTGCTCGGGCTGCCGACGGCGCGGATCGAGGTGCGCCGGCTGCGGCTGCTGGGCGTGCGGCAGGCACTGCCCCGGCGGCGGCTGCCCCTGCGCCCCGGACTGCGGGGCTGGTCGCGGGCGCGGCTCGGTGAGCCCGCGACCTGGTGGCAGTGCGGGTACGCGCTCGTGCTCGGCACGCTGTACGCGGGCGCGGGCGCCCTGCTGCTCGCGCTGCTCGCCTTCGCGGGGGTGCTCGTGGTGACGCCGCTCGTCGTGTGGGCGCTGGCGCCCGAGACCGTGATGATCGTTCCCGGGCGGCCGGTCCCGGGGGCGTGGGCCGGGCTGTGGTGCACGGGCGCCGGGCTCCTCCTCGTCGTCGTCCTCGCGTGGCCGACGCTGCTGCTCGCCGCCGCCGAGGCCCGCCTCGCGCGGGCGATGCTGGCCCCGCGCGCGGGTGACAGGGTCATCGAGCTGACCCGGTCGCGGGTCAGGCTCGCCGACGCCTTCGAGGCCGAGCGCCGCCGCATCGAGCGGGACCTGCACGACGGGGCGCAGCAGCAACTCGTGGCCCTGACGATGACGCTCGGTCTGGCGCGGATGGAGCTGGGCGGGGAGGAGGCGCCGGGCGCGGCGCTCGTGGAGCGGGCCCGGGGCGAGGCGCGGCGCGCGCTGGAGCAGTTGCGCGAGCTGGTGCGCGGCATCCATCCGCAGGTGCTGACGGATCACGGGCTGCGGGCGGCGGTCGAGGAGGTGGCACGGCGCGGACCGCTGCCGGTGCGCGTGGACATCGCGCTGCCGCACCGGCTGCCCGCGCGGGTCGAGTCGACGGCGTACTTCACGATCACGGAGGCGCTGACGAACGCGGTGCGGCACAGCGGCGGGACGGAGGCCGTGGTGAGCGCGCGGCTGCGCGGCGGGCGGCTCGTGCTGCGGGTGCGGGACGACGGCCTGGGCGGCGCCGATCCGGCCGCGGGCAGCGGGTTGCTCGGGCTCGCGGAGAGACTCGCCGTCCTGGACGGGCGGCTGGAGGTGTCGAGCCCGAAGGGCGGGCCGACGGAGGTACGGGCGGAGGTGCCGTGCGAGGAGTAA
- the fdh gene encoding formate dehydrogenase — translation MGLRTWITDWPVYRQLTGTDPLGRGHAARSPATAGLRPRTATADRVVGSVCPYCAVGCGQQIYVKGEKVTQIEGDPASPVSRGRLCPKGSASLQLTTGPARRHEVLYRRPYGTDWEPLDLETAMDMVAERVIRTRAETWEWERDGVRTARTMGIASLGGATLDNEENYLIKKFLTALGVVQVENQARVCHSSTVSGLGTSFGRGGATTFLQDLRHSDCIVIQGSNFAEAHPVGFQWVMEAKKRGAKVIHVDPRFSRTSALADTHIPLRAGTDIVLLGALISHVLTEEKDFREYVVHYTNAASLVSEDFRDTEDLDGLFSGYDPDTGRYDPISWQYEGVEVQAPTGDPDELYEERARNYAGSEAHGSGGAQAPRTPPRDETLQHPRCVYQVLKRHFARYTPELVEETCGIPRALFDELCEAVTSNSGPERTTAFCYAVGWTQHTVGSQYIRAASILQLLLGNIGRPGGGIMSLRGHASIQGSSDIPTLFNLLPGYLPMPHAHAHQTLDTFIGATRTDKGYWADMRAYMVSLLTAWFGDAATEENDWCFGHLPRLTGAHNTYETVMAQLDGTCKGYFLMGENPAVGSANTRLQRLGMAKLDWLVVRDFSLIESATWWQDGPETETGELRTEQIPTEVFFFPAAAHTEKSGSFTNTNRWVQWRHAAVEPGGDARSDLWFMYHLGRRVKERLAASTDPRDKAVQDITWDYPVEGPLEEPVAEAVLAEINGRTRGGGPLSAYTQLKDDGSTSCGCWIYCGIYADGVNQAARRPPAALQGPVAGEWAWAWPANRRMLYNRASAAPDGTPWSARKKYVWWDAEAGEWTGDDVPDFPADLAPGHVPPEDASGVAALGGDDPFIMQADGKGWLYAPAGLDDGPLPTHYEPQDSPFRNPLYGAVSRAPARKVMPHEGNRYHPSGEEPGSDVYPYIVTTHRLTEHFTAGGMSRWSPYLAELQPEFFCELSPELAEERGLTHGGWATLITARNAIEARVLVTERMKPLRVHGRTIHQIGMPFHWGPNGVITGDAANELMAISLDADAHIQEDKALTADIRAGRRPRGPALPALVADYRRRAGITARTGTERPHAEETR, via the coding sequence ATGGGCCTGCGCACCTGGATCACCGACTGGCCGGTCTACCGGCAGCTCACCGGGACCGACCCGCTCGGCCGGGGACACGCGGCACGCTCGCCCGCGACCGCCGGGCTGCGGCCCCGTACCGCCACCGCCGACCGCGTCGTCGGCTCGGTGTGCCCGTACTGCGCCGTCGGCTGCGGCCAGCAGATCTACGTCAAGGGCGAGAAGGTCACGCAGATCGAGGGCGACCCCGCCTCGCCCGTCAGCCGGGGCCGCCTGTGCCCCAAGGGCTCCGCCTCGCTCCAGCTCACGACGGGCCCCGCGCGCCGCCACGAGGTCCTGTACCGCAGGCCGTACGGCACCGACTGGGAGCCGCTCGACCTGGAGACGGCGATGGACATGGTCGCCGAGCGCGTCATCCGCACCCGCGCCGAGACCTGGGAGTGGGAGCGCGACGGGGTGCGCACCGCGCGCACGATGGGCATCGCGAGCCTCGGCGGCGCGACGCTCGACAACGAGGAGAACTACCTCATCAAGAAGTTCCTCACCGCGCTCGGCGTCGTACAGGTCGAGAACCAGGCCCGCGTCTGCCACAGCTCCACCGTCTCCGGGCTCGGCACCTCCTTCGGGCGCGGCGGCGCCACGACGTTCCTCCAGGATCTGCGGCACAGCGACTGCATCGTCATCCAGGGCTCCAACTTCGCCGAGGCCCACCCCGTCGGCTTCCAGTGGGTCATGGAGGCGAAGAAGCGCGGCGCGAAGGTCATCCACGTCGACCCGCGCTTCAGCCGCACGAGCGCCCTCGCCGACACGCACATCCCGCTGCGCGCGGGCACCGACATCGTCCTGCTCGGCGCGCTCATCAGCCACGTGCTCACCGAGGAGAAGGACTTCCGCGAGTACGTCGTCCACTACACCAACGCCGCGAGCCTCGTGAGCGAGGACTTCCGCGACACCGAGGACCTCGACGGGCTCTTCTCCGGCTACGACCCGGACACCGGCCGGTACGACCCGATCAGCTGGCAGTACGAGGGCGTCGAGGTACAGGCCCCGACCGGCGACCCCGACGAGCTGTACGAGGAGCGGGCGCGCAACTACGCGGGCTCCGAGGCACACGGCTCCGGCGGCGCCCAGGCCCCCCGTACCCCGCCCCGCGACGAGACCCTCCAGCACCCCCGCTGCGTCTACCAGGTCCTCAAACGGCACTTCGCCCGCTACACGCCCGAACTCGTCGAGGAGACGTGCGGCATCCCCCGCGCGCTCTTCGACGAACTGTGCGAGGCCGTCACGAGCAACTCGGGCCCCGAGCGCACCACCGCCTTCTGCTACGCGGTCGGCTGGACCCAGCACACCGTCGGCTCCCAGTACATCCGCGCCGCGAGCATCCTCCAACTGCTCCTCGGCAACATCGGCCGGCCCGGCGGCGGCATCATGTCGCTGCGCGGCCACGCCTCCATCCAGGGCTCCAGCGACATCCCGACGCTCTTCAACCTCCTCCCCGGCTACCTGCCGATGCCGCACGCCCACGCGCACCAGACGCTCGACACGTTCATCGGGGCGACGCGCACCGACAAGGGCTACTGGGCCGACATGCGCGCCTACATGGTCAGCCTCCTCACCGCCTGGTTCGGCGACGCGGCGACCGAGGAGAACGACTGGTGCTTCGGCCACCTGCCCCGGCTCACCGGCGCGCACAACACCTACGAGACCGTCATGGCGCAGCTCGACGGCACCTGCAAGGGCTACTTCCTCATGGGCGAGAACCCCGCCGTGGGCTCCGCCAACACCCGCCTGCAACGCCTCGGCATGGCGAAGCTCGACTGGCTCGTCGTGCGCGACTTCAGCCTCATCGAGTCCGCGACGTGGTGGCAGGACGGCCCCGAGACCGAGACCGGGGAACTGCGCACCGAGCAGATCCCCACCGAGGTCTTCTTCTTCCCCGCCGCCGCCCACACCGAGAAGTCGGGGTCCTTCACCAACACCAACCGGTGGGTGCAGTGGCGGCACGCCGCCGTCGAACCCGGGGGCGACGCCCGCAGCGACCTGTGGTTCATGTACCACCTCGGCCGCCGCGTCAAGGAACGCCTCGCCGCCTCCACGGACCCGCGCGACAAGGCGGTCCAGGACATCACGTGGGACTACCCCGTCGAAGGGCCGCTCGAGGAGCCGGTCGCGGAAGCGGTCCTCGCCGAGATCAACGGCAGGACACGCGGCGGCGGGCCGCTCTCCGCGTACACCCAGCTCAAGGACGACGGCTCCACCTCCTGCGGCTGCTGGATCTACTGCGGCATCTACGCGGACGGCGTCAACCAGGCCGCGCGCCGCCCGCCCGCCGCCCTGCAGGGCCCGGTCGCGGGGGAGTGGGCCTGGGCCTGGCCCGCCAACCGCCGCATGCTCTACAACCGCGCCTCGGCCGCGCCGGACGGCACCCCGTGGAGCGCGCGCAAGAAGTACGTGTGGTGGGACGCCGAGGCCGGCGAGTGGACCGGCGACGACGTGCCCGACTTCCCGGCGGACCTCGCTCCCGGGCACGTACCGCCCGAGGACGCCTCGGGCGTCGCGGCGCTCGGCGGGGACGACCCGTTCATCATGCAGGCCGACGGCAAGGGCTGGCTCTACGCCCCGGCGGGGCTCGACGACGGACCGCTGCCCACGCACTACGAGCCGCAGGACTCGCCCTTCCGCAACCCCCTGTACGGTGCGGTCTCGCGCGCCCCGGCACGCAAGGTCATGCCCCACGAGGGCAACCGCTACCACCCGAGCGGCGAGGAACCGGGCAGCGACGTCTACCCGTACATCGTCACGACCCACCGCCTCACCGAGCACTTCACGGCGGGCGGCATGAGCCGCTGGTCGCCCTATCTCGCCGAGCTGCAACCGGAGTTCTTCTGCGAACTCTCGCCGGAACTCGCCGAGGAGCGCGGTCTCACGCACGGCGGCTGGGCGACGCTCATCACCGCCCGGAACGCGATCGAGGCGCGCGTCCTCGTCACCGAGCGCATGAAACCCCTGCGCGTGCACGGCCGCACGATCCACCAGATCGGGATGCCCTTCCACTGGGGCCCCAACGGTGTCATCACGGGCGACGCGGCCAACGAACTCATGGCGATCAGCCTCGACGCCGACGCGCACATCCAGGAGGACAAGGCCCTCACCGCCGACATCCGCGCCGGGCGCCGCCCGCGCGGGCCCGCGCTGCCCGCCCTCGTCGCCGACTACCGCCGCCGCGCCGGGATCACCGCCCGCACGGGCACCGAGCGCCCGCACGCCGAGGAGACCCGATGA
- a CDS encoding 4Fe-4S dicluster domain-containing protein: MTDTAAHAESLLSGPEPDPAGDAGYDTHPPRVGFFTDTSVCIGCKACEVACKEWNTVPEDGLSLSAMSYDNTQALGASTWRHVAFVEQARPVEVTEPPGPGDRTSLPLADPGQGLPAQGVRWLMSSDVCKHCTHAACLDVCPTGSLFRTEFGTVVVQQDICNGCGYCVSACPYGVIEQREGDGRAFKCTMCYDRLGAGQEPACAKACPTESIQYGPLDELRARAALRVDQLHEAGVTEARLYGHEPDDGVGGDGAFFLLLDEPEVYGLPPDPVVTTRDLPAMWKHAGLAALGLLTTATTAHVLPAALAALRKARR; this comes from the coding sequence ATGACCGACACCGCCGCACACGCCGAGAGCCTGCTCTCGGGACCCGAGCCCGACCCGGCGGGGGACGCGGGCTACGACACGCACCCGCCCCGCGTCGGCTTCTTCACCGACACCTCCGTGTGCATCGGCTGCAAAGCCTGCGAAGTGGCGTGCAAGGAGTGGAACACCGTCCCCGAGGACGGACTGAGCCTGAGCGCCATGTCCTACGACAACACCCAGGCCCTCGGCGCCTCGACCTGGCGGCACGTCGCCTTCGTCGAACAAGCCCGCCCCGTGGAGGTCACCGAGCCGCCGGGGCCCGGCGACCGCACGAGCCTCCCGCTCGCCGACCCGGGCCAGGGCCTGCCCGCCCAGGGCGTGCGCTGGCTCATGTCCTCGGACGTCTGCAAGCACTGCACGCACGCCGCCTGCCTCGACGTCTGCCCCACCGGCTCCCTCTTCCGCACCGAGTTCGGCACGGTCGTCGTCCAGCAGGACATCTGCAACGGCTGCGGCTACTGCGTCAGCGCCTGCCCCTACGGCGTCATCGAGCAGCGCGAGGGCGACGGCCGCGCCTTCAAGTGCACGATGTGCTACGACCGGCTCGGCGCCGGGCAGGAACCGGCCTGCGCCAAGGCGTGCCCCACCGAGTCCATCCAGTACGGGCCGCTCGACGAACTCCGCGCACGCGCGGCCCTGCGGGTCGACCAGCTCCACGAGGCGGGCGTCACCGAGGCCCGCCTCTACGGGCACGAACCGGACGACGGCGTCGGCGGCGACGGCGCCTTCTTCCTCCTCCTCGACGAACCCGAGGTCTACGGGCTCCCGCCCGACCCCGTCGTCACGACCCGCGACCTGCCCGCGATGTGGAAACACGCGGGACTCGCCGCGCTCGGCCTGCTCACCACGGCGACCACCGCCCACGTCCTGCCCGCCGCCCTCGCCGCCCTCAGGAAGGCCCGCCGATGA
- the nrfD gene encoding NrfD/PsrC family molybdoenzyme membrane anchor subunit: MPKAEFTSYYGRPILKRPSWAASDIAGYFFLGGLAGAGSVLAAGAHLTGRHTTADALKLSSLGAVALSAAALVHDLGRPARFVNMLRVLKPTSPMSVGSWLLSGYGSCAGLAALTAVSGRLPRLGTAATLGAALTGSGVATYTAVLAADTAVPAWHGVHRELPYLFAASATAAASGAALVLGPPCEHGPARCAAALAATGDLLASHRAERALGEPVAETWREGRAGTLLRTARALTVAGAAAALAGPRLGRTGTALGGLALLGGSACTRFGVFAAGVASTEDPRHVVEPQRARLAERAGAERSGGGS, from the coding sequence TTGCCGAAGGCCGAGTTCACCTCGTACTACGGGCGCCCCATCCTCAAGAGGCCGTCCTGGGCCGCGAGCGACATCGCCGGGTACTTCTTCCTCGGCGGCCTCGCCGGGGCGGGCTCCGTGCTCGCCGCCGGGGCCCACCTCACCGGGCGGCACACGACGGCGGACGCCCTCAAGCTCTCCTCGCTCGGCGCCGTCGCCCTCTCGGCCGCCGCCCTCGTCCACGACCTCGGACGGCCCGCCCGCTTCGTCAACATGCTGCGGGTCCTCAAGCCCACCTCGCCGATGAGCGTCGGCTCCTGGCTCCTGAGCGGGTACGGGTCCTGCGCCGGCCTCGCCGCGCTCACCGCCGTCTCGGGCCGCCTCCCACGCCTCGGCACCGCCGCGACCCTCGGCGCCGCGCTCACCGGCTCCGGCGTCGCCACGTACACCGCCGTGCTCGCCGCCGACACCGCCGTGCCCGCCTGGCACGGCGTCCACCGGGAACTCCCCTACCTCTTCGCGGCCTCGGCGACCGCCGCCGCCTCCGGCGCGGCCCTCGTCCTCGGCCCCCCGTGCGAGCACGGCCCCGCGCGCTGCGCCGCCGCCCTGGCCGCCACGGGGGACCTCCTCGCGAGCCACCGCGCGGAGCGGGCGCTCGGGGAACCCGTCGCGGAGACCTGGCGCGAGGGGCGCGCGGGCACCCTGCTCCGTACCGCTCGCGCGCTCACCGTCGCGGGCGCCGCCGCCGCCCTCGCCGGGCCGCGCCTGGGCCGGACGGGGACCGCGCTCGGCGGGCTCGCGCTCCTCGGGGGCTCCGCCTGCACCCGCTTCGGCGTCTTCGCCGCCGGGGTCGCCTCGACCGAGGACCCGCGCCACGTCGTGGAGCCCCAGCGGGCGCGGCTCGCCGAGCGCGCGGGGGCCGAACGGTCCGGTGGCGGGAGCTGA
- a CDS encoding rodlin: MKKYLAAAALSASVAGVAMAAAPAMALADDGGTTSVSGNGAADAFGNSTTAGDQSPQASLVSDSLNKLCLGVPVKANVGSLVGLLVPVAVQDVNVLSSPQNQQCADNSSQAKGDEPLSHLVEDIPVLSANGVRNG, translated from the coding sequence ATGAAGAAGTACCTCGCCGCCGCCGCGCTGTCCGCGTCCGTCGCCGGTGTCGCGATGGCCGCGGCCCCCGCGATGGCGCTCGCCGACGACGGCGGCACCACCTCGGTGAGCGGCAACGGTGCCGCGGACGCCTTCGGCAACTCGACGACCGCCGGTGACCAGAGCCCGCAGGCCAGCCTCGTGAGCGACAGCCTCAACAAGCTGTGCCTCGGCGTCCCGGTCAAGGCCAACGTCGGTTCCCTCGTCGGCCTGCTCGTGCCGGTCGCCGTCCAGGACGTCAACGTCCTGTCGTCGCCGCAGAACCAGCAGTGCGCGGACAACTCCTCGCAGGCGAAGGGCGACGAGCCCCTCTCGCACCTCGTGGAGGACATCCCGGTCCTGTCGGCGAACGGTGTGCGCAACGGCTGA